The following proteins come from a genomic window of Novosphingobium sp. P6W:
- a CDS encoding metalloregulator ArsR/SmtB family transcription factor, translating to MQKVFEALASTPRRKILAYLSHAELSAGDIASRFEMSKPAVSQHLAVLENAGLVSSEKRGQFVFYKLVPDNLLNTLHTYAQEVCPVSRPLKAESAKIAAKKAIGRDDVGKRDGQESDAN from the coding sequence ATGCAGAAAGTGTTCGAAGCCCTGGCCTCCACCCCGCGTCGCAAGATCCTTGCGTACCTGAGCCATGCCGAACTCAGCGCTGGCGATATCGCCTCGCGCTTCGAGATGTCGAAGCCTGCGGTATCCCAGCATCTGGCCGTGCTAGAGAATGCCGGGCTGGTCAGCAGCGAGAAGCGGGGCCAGTTTGTGTTCTACAAGCTTGTCCCGGACAACCTGCTCAACACGCTCCACACATATGCGCAGGAAGTGTGTCCGGTTTCTCGTCCGCTGAAGGCCGAGAGTGCCAAAATCGCTGCAAAAAAGGCGATCGGACGTGACGATGTAGGAAAGCGCGACGGACAGGAATCCGATGCGAATTGA
- the ltrA gene encoding group II intron reverse transcriptase/maturase codes for MGNLSTPISVQKLQKALHAKAKAEVGYRFYALYDKISHNDILAHAYAQCRSNRGAPGVDGQDFAGIEDYGVEQWLAELALALKEETYRPEPIRRVYIPKANGKLRPLGISTVRDRVCMTAAMLVLEPIFEADLPPEIYAYRAGRNAQQAVVEVEEQLFYGRPDVVDADLADYFGSIPHLELMKSVSRRIVDPRVLHLIKSWLECAVEETDDKGRKTRTTQARDQRRGIPQGSPISPLLANLYMRRFVLGWRKLGLGQRLGARLVTYADDLVILCAKGNAEAALDHMRRIMEKLKLTVNEEKTRICKVPDETFDFLGYTFGRMYSAKTGKAYMGHRPSKKSIQRVIATIHELTDRARTWQDTTYLVAKMNRVLRGWANYFSVGTTSRAYRAIDSYTVVRLRRWLRAKHKTRRKREGAYHDPELYERFGLVRLANLAAARRG; via the coding sequence TTGGGTAACCTATCAACTCCGATAAGCGTCCAGAAACTGCAGAAGGCGTTGCACGCGAAAGCGAAGGCAGAAGTCGGCTATCGGTTCTACGCGCTGTACGACAAGATTAGCCACAATGACATTCTGGCTCATGCCTATGCCCAGTGTCGTTCCAACAGGGGCGCGCCGGGTGTGGATGGTCAGGACTTTGCGGGTATCGAGGACTACGGCGTCGAGCAATGGCTGGCGGAACTGGCGCTTGCGCTCAAAGAGGAGACGTACCGACCGGAACCGATCAGACGGGTCTACATACCAAAAGCCAACGGCAAACTCAGGCCGCTGGGCATTTCCACCGTGCGGGATCGGGTCTGCATGACGGCAGCGATGCTGGTGCTTGAACCGATCTTTGAAGCCGACCTCCCACCCGAGATCTACGCCTACCGAGCCGGGCGCAACGCCCAGCAGGCCGTGGTCGAGGTGGAGGAGCAACTGTTCTATGGCCGACCGGATGTCGTGGACGCCGACCTTGCCGACTACTTCGGCAGCATCCCCCACCTTGAGCTGATGAAATCGGTATCGCGCCGGATCGTTGATCCGCGCGTTCTGCATCTGATCAAATCCTGGCTGGAATGCGCTGTCGAAGAAACGGATGACAAGGGCAGGAAGACACGAACGACGCAGGCCCGCGATCAGCGGCGCGGCATCCCGCAAGGATCACCCATCTCACCACTGCTGGCAAATCTCTACATGCGCCGGTTCGTTTTGGGGTGGCGGAAGCTCGGTCTTGGGCAACGTCTAGGCGCGCGGCTCGTCACCTATGCTGATGATCTCGTGATCCTGTGTGCGAAGGGCAATGCGGAAGCTGCGCTAGATCACATGCGCAGGATCATGGAAAAGCTGAAGCTGACAGTGAATGAGGAAAAGACACGTATCTGTAAGGTGCCGGACGAGACGTTCGACTTTCTGGGATACACGTTTGGTCGGATGTACTCCGCGAAAACCGGCAAAGCCTACATGGGCCACCGGCCATCAAAGAAAAGCATCCAGCGCGTGATCGCTACGATCCACGAGCTGACAGACCGAGCGCGTACATGGCAGGATACCACATACCTTGTGGCCAAGATGAACCGGGTGCTGCGCGGATGGGCCAACTACTTCTCGGTTGGAACCACGAGCAGGGCATATCGGGCTATCGACAGTTACACAGTGGTGCGGTTGCGCCGGTGGCTGCGGGCCAAGCACAAGACCAGACGAAAGCGCGAGGGAGCCTATCACGACCCTGAGCTGTACGAGCGCTTCGGCCTCGTACGTCTGGCGAACTTGGCCGCAGCCCGCCGTGGGTGA
- a CDS encoding IS110 family transposase — protein MDEYSELFIGLDTSKAKISVAVAEKERNGEVRFFGDISAEPTSVASMVGKLAKRGAKLHFCYEAGPTGYDLYRQIIALGHECQVVAPSLIPKRPGDRVKTNRRDAVSLARLHRAGELTAVWVPDEAHEAVRDLVRARECAHDALKKARQQLQSFLLRHGRIFPGRTSWTRAHFRWLAAQSFTHPAHHIVLVEYIQAIEDAGVREDRLTKQVAEIAASWSMAPVVEAYQAMRGIAFINAVTFVVEIGDIRRFETAPQLMAYLGLVPSESSTGERVKRGGITKAGNKRARRVLIEGAWTYRFPARVSQTIQARLEGLPRSVREIAWKGQIRLCARYRKLIQAGKLKTVAVTAIAREMAAFLWAIGQEVAPTAEA, from the coding sequence ATGGACGAGTATAGCGAACTTTTCATCGGACTCGATACATCGAAAGCGAAGATCTCGGTTGCAGTCGCGGAAAAGGAACGGAACGGCGAAGTCCGCTTTTTCGGCGACATCTCCGCCGAGCCGACATCGGTCGCATCGATGGTGGGCAAGTTGGCGAAGCGTGGGGCGAAGCTTCACTTCTGCTATGAGGCTGGCCCGACGGGGTACGATCTGTATCGCCAGATCATCGCGCTGGGGCATGAGTGCCAGGTCGTGGCGCCCTCTCTAATTCCCAAACGCCCCGGTGATCGGGTGAAGACCAATAGGCGCGATGCCGTCAGCCTGGCACGGCTTCATCGCGCCGGCGAGTTGACTGCCGTCTGGGTTCCGGACGAAGCACATGAGGCTGTACGCGACCTTGTCCGCGCTCGTGAGTGCGCCCATGACGCGCTGAAGAAGGCTCGCCAGCAGTTGCAGTCCTTCCTCTTGCGCCATGGCCGGATTTTCCCGGGACGCACATCGTGGACACGGGCGCATTTTCGTTGGCTGGCAGCGCAGAGCTTCACCCATCCCGCCCATCACATCGTGCTCGTCGAATATATCCAGGCTATCGAGGATGCGGGTGTCCGAGAAGATAGGCTGACCAAGCAGGTCGCTGAGATAGCCGCGTCCTGGTCCATGGCACCTGTGGTTGAAGCCTACCAGGCGATGCGCGGTATCGCGTTCATCAACGCCGTCACCTTTGTCGTGGAAATCGGCGATATACGACGCTTCGAAACAGCGCCGCAGTTGATGGCGTATCTCGGGCTTGTACCATCCGAGAGTTCAACGGGCGAGCGGGTGAAGCGCGGGGGCATCACCAAGGCCGGCAACAAGCGGGCTCGCCGCGTGCTGATCGAAGGCGCATGGACCTACCGCTTTCCCGCCCGGGTGAGCCAGACGATCCAGGCACGGTTGGAAGGGCTACCACGCTCCGTTCGCGAGATCGCATGGAAAGGGCAAATCAGGCTCTGCGCACGTTATCGAAAGCTGATCCAGGCCGGGAAGCTTAAGACCGTCGCGGTCACAGCAATCGCGCGGGAGATGGCCGCCTTCCTCTGGGCAATCGGGCAAGAGGTGGCTCCCACCGCTGAGGCATGA